The following coding sequences are from one Plectropomus leopardus isolate mb chromosome 10, YSFRI_Pleo_2.0, whole genome shotgun sequence window:
- the zgc:172182 gene encoding coiled-coil domain-containing protein 89: protein MATPQKNTENPMKLEGNTTERVDSIKKSLEKLLSLSVDDASETGTLRSRINEQSSLICMLKQRADEVLLRSQALQKINTELEGQLADCQKELDGERKKGELLEKRFMDLAANNQAIIAFMDEYKHQNAQLKLENEQLQSENDKLFSQKLQDKEVFVQKLMQEIKQLTEGYTHKEKEYRENLAGCQSKLLEQMTQHQAKDALLLDQLCDAQRQQRDAIEMCNELELKLQKAEEEHALKETSIRDSITSLTKEKDKLLYLSMERGKVIQEKQKEIQQLETKWKEEKKARAKAENRFEQEAEAVNADLKVKSLQSALADSTANYGKLKKDFEALKEHSTNLLLQERELNKKLRHMMG, encoded by the exons ATGGCAactccacaaaaaaacacagaaaacccaATGAAGTTAGAGGGCAACACGACGGAG CGTGTGGACAGTATTAAGAAGTCACTTGAGAAACTTCTAAGCCTTTCTGTAGATGATGCATCGGAAACAGGGACGCTGCGGTCCAGGATAAACGAACAGTCAAGTCTGATCTGCATGCTGAAACAGAGAGCAGATGAGGTGCTCCTTCGAAGTCAAGCCCTTCAGAAAATCAATACAGAGCTAGAGGGCCAACTAGCAGACTGCCAAAAAGAACTGGAcggtgaaagaaagaaaggagaacTATTAGAGAAGAGATTTATGGATTTAGCTGCCAACAATCAAGCAATTATTGCTTTCATGGATGAGTACAAACATCAGAATGCCCAGTTAAAGCTGGAAAACGAACAGCTGCAGTCAGAAAATGACAAGCTTTTCTCCCAAAAATTACAAGATAAAGAAGTGTTTGTTCAAAAACTGatgcaagaaatcaaacagcTGACAGAGGGATACACACACAAGGAAAAGGAATATCG GGAGAATTTAGCTGGATGCCAGTCAAAACTCCTGGAACAAATGACTCAGCATCAAGCCAAGGACGCATTGCTACTTGATCAACTGTGTGATGCTCAgcgacaacaaagagatgctaTAGAGATGTGCAACG AGCTTGAGCTGAAGCTACAAAAGGCTGAAGAAGAGCATGCTTTGAAGGAAACCAGCATAAGAGATAGCATTACAAGCCTCACCAAAGAGAAGGACAAATTACTGTATCTGTCTATGGAAAGAGGAAAAGTGATACAG gagaaacaaaaggaaatcCAACAACTGGAGACAAAatggaaagaagagaaaaaagccCGGGCTAAGGCAGAGAACAG GTTTGAACAGGAAGCCGAAGCTGTTAATGCAGATCTTAAAGTGAAGTCCCTCCAGTCTGCTCTTGCTGACTCCACGGCAAACTATGGAAAGCTGAAAAAG GATTTTGAAGCCCTCAAAGAACACAGCACCAACCTCCTTTTGCAAGAAAGAGAGTTAAATAAGAAGCTTCGCCATATGATGGGCTAA